From Flavobacterium alkalisoli, the proteins below share one genomic window:
- a CDS encoding GH92 family glycosyl hydrolase, with protein MINKTLSISIALISFITVFGQEKRQKLSDYVDPNIGTAHSRWFFYTPASAPFGMAKLGPSTNAHLGNAQGWEATGYDDRDTSIEGFACLHEFQIGGIVVAPSVGQLQTVPGPLENPDAGYRSRFDRKDEYATSGYYSVLLKDYNVKAELTATKRVGFQRYTFPKSGQSNIIFDIGNRQGESGAVKDAKVTLTADGRIEGYVITTPEYVKKYQNGADVRMYFSAVVDKKFKDFGVFNHNDIKPGVKTTSGEGAGVYLVFDTQENETVTVKIGLSLTSIDNARNNLESEAKKLGFDKAKKQNLKIWNEQLGRITVEGKSEKDKIKFYTGLYHALLGRGVGSDVNGAYPMNNGQVGQIPLDAKGKPLYNYYNTDAIWGGFWNLTQLWALAYPEYYADWVQGQLLVYKDAGWLGDGIASSKYVSGVGTNFTGLAIASAYNSGIRNFDIETAYAAALKNELGWQNRIEGAGKMDVKQFIELGYVPQLDDVGFNTYANGSGFSASHTLEYSYSAYAVAQFAKALGKSDDYNKLMGLSNGWKLLYDNETKFIRPKNAEGKFVDNFDPLQPWRGFQEGNAWQYTFYVPHAVKELVQTLGKDTFNERLNNIFESSQKNIFGGGTTIDAFAGLSALYNHGNQPNLHISWLFNFSGKPYLTQKWVHAICDEFYGTEGVHGYGYGQDEDQGQLGAWYVMSSIGLFDVKGLTDVNPSFQIGSPLFDKVTIKLPKELKRGNFVIDVANNSKENIYLQDADLNGAPLNQLSIPLQQIANGGTLKLKVGKSHSEKWSQ; from the coding sequence ATGATAAATAAAACTTTAAGTATATCTATAGCTTTAATTAGTTTTATAACAGTATTTGGTCAGGAAAAAAGGCAAAAACTTTCCGATTATGTAGACCCAAATATAGGTACGGCACACAGCCGTTGGTTTTTCTATACACCGGCTTCCGCTCCTTTTGGTATGGCAAAGCTTGGCCCATCTACTAATGCACATTTAGGTAATGCCCAAGGATGGGAAGCTACAGGTTATGATGACAGGGATACATCTATAGAAGGATTTGCATGCCTTCATGAGTTTCAGATAGGTGGTATTGTTGTGGCACCATCTGTAGGGCAATTGCAAACAGTACCCGGTCCGTTAGAAAATCCTGATGCAGGTTACCGCTCCCGATTTGACAGGAAGGACGAGTATGCTACTTCAGGGTATTATTCGGTACTATTAAAAGATTATAATGTAAAGGCAGAATTAACAGCTACAAAACGCGTAGGTTTTCAGCGATATACTTTCCCAAAATCAGGACAGTCTAATATTATTTTTGACATTGGAAACAGGCAGGGTGAAAGCGGTGCAGTAAAAGATGCTAAGGTAACATTGACAGCTGATGGCAGAATTGAAGGCTATGTTATTACTACCCCTGAATATGTTAAGAAATATCAGAACGGAGCTGATGTACGTATGTATTTTAGTGCAGTGGTAGATAAAAAATTTAAGGATTTTGGAGTGTTTAATCATAATGATATTAAACCGGGAGTAAAAACCACAAGTGGGGAAGGTGCGGGAGTTTACCTTGTGTTTGATACACAGGAAAATGAAACTGTAACCGTGAAAATAGGTTTGTCACTTACTTCAATTGACAATGCACGAAACAACCTGGAATCGGAAGCAAAAAAACTTGGTTTTGATAAGGCTAAAAAGCAAAACCTAAAGATATGGAATGAACAGCTTGGCAGGATTACAGTAGAAGGTAAAAGCGAGAAGGATAAAATTAAGTTTTACACAGGGCTTTACCATGCTTTATTAGGCAGGGGAGTAGGTAGTGATGTAAACGGGGCGTACCCTATGAATAATGGGCAAGTAGGACAAATACCACTTGATGCCAAAGGAAAACCTCTTTATAATTATTATAATACAGATGCTATATGGGGTGGCTTTTGGAACCTCACACAGCTTTGGGCACTTGCATATCCTGAGTATTATGCTGATTGGGTACAGGGACAACTGCTAGTATATAAAGATGCAGGATGGTTAGGTGATGGTATTGCAAGCAGTAAATACGTATCAGGAGTTGGGACAAATTTTACAGGTTTGGCAATAGCATCTGCTTACAACTCAGGGATAAGGAATTTTGATATTGAAACAGCTTATGCGGCAGCATTGAAAAATGAGCTTGGATGGCAAAACCGTATTGAAGGAGCCGGCAAAATGGATGTGAAACAGTTTATAGAGTTAGGTTATGTTCCGCAGTTAGATGATGTCGGCTTCAACACTTATGCAAATGGTTCTGGCTTTTCGGCATCACACACTCTGGAGTACTCTTACAGTGCCTATGCAGTAGCTCAGTTTGCTAAGGCTTTAGGTAAAAGTGACGATTATAACAAACTAATGGGGTTATCTAATGGCTGGAAGCTTTTATATGATAACGAAACTAAATTTATAAGGCCTAAAAATGCTGAGGGAAAATTTGTTGATAATTTTGATCCTTTACAACCCTGGAGAGGTTTTCAGGAAGGTAATGCTTGGCAATACACCTTTTACGTGCCTCATGCAGTAAAGGAGCTTGTACAGACGTTAGGAAAAGATACTTTTAACGAAAGGCTTAATAATATATTTGAATCTTCACAAAAAAATATTTTTGGAGGGGGAACTACAATAGATGCTTTTGCAGGACTTTCTGCATTATACAATCATGGTAATCAACCTAACCTTCATATTTCATGGCTTTTTAATTTTTCAGGCAAACCGTATCTAACTCAAAAATGGGTTCATGCTATCTGTGATGAGTTTTATGGAACAGAAGGTGTACACGGGTATGGTTACGGGCAGGATGAAGATCAGGGACAATTAGGTGCCTGGTATGTAATGTCGTCTATAGGTCTTTTTGATGTAAAAGGCCTTACTGATGTAAATCCGTCATTCCAGATAGGGAGCCCTCTGTTTGATAAAGTGACTATAAAACTGCCAAAAGAATTAAAAAGGGGCAACTTTGTTATAGATGTTGCTAATAATTCTAAAGAAAATATATACCTACAGGATGCTGATTTAAATGGCGCACCTTTAAACCAGCTTTCTATACCATTACAGCAAATAGCAAATGGAGGAACCTTAAAATTAAAGGTGGGAAAATCACATTCTGAAAAATGGTCACAATAA
- a CDS encoding MFS transporter produces the protein MQKELSSLKLFPILFGFFIMGFCDLVGISVTYAQSQFQWSESQAGFLPSLVFLWFFILSIPAAIAMDKHGQKKIVLTGLIITFAATLIPLIQFSEITCYITFVLLGIGNTFLQVSLNPLLANVVNPNKLGSYVTLGQFIKAISSFLGPIIVGYFSLKYASWEKSFYIYSAITLMVMLWLFFTRIKESRSENNVSGLIETLSLLKDTRIMLAFIGILCIVGLDVGMNIVTPKLLMERIGLIKEEAAYGSSWYFAARTIGTFCGVLLLTKLSERTFFKFNMFLVLLALISLFIVNSQSLILLSVCIIAFGSSSIFAVIYTIAIKINPNKTNEISGLMITGVAGGAIIPPLMGTAGQISGSQQGALLILLVCVVYLSFCSFKLN, from the coding sequence ATGCAAAAAGAGTTATCATCACTTAAGCTTTTTCCAATATTATTTGGATTCTTTATAATGGGATTTTGTGACTTGGTGGGTATTTCGGTTACTTATGCCCAATCACAGTTTCAATGGAGCGAATCTCAGGCAGGCTTTTTGCCATCACTGGTTTTTTTATGGTTTTTTATACTTTCAATACCTGCCGCTATTGCAATGGATAAGCATGGGCAAAAAAAAATCGTTTTAACCGGGCTTATAATAACCTTTGCAGCTACATTAATCCCTCTAATTCAGTTTAGTGAAATTACCTGCTACATAACATTTGTATTATTAGGAATAGGCAATACTTTTTTACAGGTTTCCCTTAATCCTTTGCTGGCAAATGTTGTAAACCCAAATAAATTAGGAAGTTATGTGACTTTAGGGCAATTTATAAAAGCTATTTCATCTTTTTTAGGACCAATAATTGTAGGCTATTTTTCATTGAAATATGCCTCTTGGGAAAAGAGTTTTTATATATACAGTGCAATTACATTAATGGTAATGCTTTGGTTATTTTTTACAAGAATTAAAGAGAGTCGCAGTGAAAATAATGTTTCAGGCCTTATTGAAACGCTTTCCCTGTTAAAAGATACCAGAATCATGCTTGCTTTTATTGGTATTTTATGCATTGTAGGTCTTGATGTAGGAATGAACATTGTAACGCCTAAGCTATTAATGGAGCGAATAGGACTAATAAAAGAAGAAGCCGCTTATGGCTCAAGCTGGTATTTTGCGGCCAGGACTATAGGAACGTTTTGCGGTGTTTTACTATTAACTAAATTATCTGAAAGGACATTTTTTAAGTTTAATATGTTTTTAGTGCTATTGGCACTAATAAGCCTGTTTATTGTGAATAGTCAATCTTTAATACTGTTATCTGTTTGTATTATTGCGTTTGGCTCTTCCAGTATTTTTGCAGTGATTTATACCATTGCAATAAAAATAAATCCAAATAAGACTAATGAGATATCCGGTCTTATGATAACCGGTGTTGCAGGGGGGGCTATAATACCACCACTAATGGGAACAGCCGGACAGATTTCTGGTTCACAACAAGGTGCATTACTTATACTTTTAGTTTGTGTTGTGTATTTAAGTTTTTGTTCTTTTAAACTTAACTAA
- a CDS encoding TIM-barrel domain-containing protein, with translation MTRNKYYCIFFLFYSILSFSQNIPINKKSLVGNGIAEFIPQGFDKKKTPSLILQSEPVNNTSLPENWRLVPEFTLTADKVSASLVLEDSVSLYGGGEVTGPLLRNDQSIKLWNTDTGAYSVENGKRLYQTHPWVMGVRADGTAFGILFDSTWKAELITNSDKIIYNSEGALFRVYVIDRDSPQAVMKGLAELIGTIKMPARWTLGYHQCRFSYDSEERVIQIADTFRLKKIPCDVIWMDIDYMDGYRVFTFDKKRFPDPKSLNDKLHQKGFKAVYMIDPGVKVDENYHIYQSGSKNDIWVKNPDGTEYHGKVWPGDCTFPDFTTPQTRLWWADLYKDFLHTGIDGVWNDMNEPAINDNELPENLRLGTMPYDTPHRGGDNLPAGSHLLYHNAYGRLMVEASYNGIINANPNKRPFLLTRANLLGGQRYAATWTGDNYASWEHLKLSVPMSLTLGLSGQPFNGPDIGGFLGNTSGDLWANWLGFGAFMPFARGHACAGTNNKEPWAYGEDIERSSRIALERRYRILPYLYTLFYNSHKTGLPVMAPVFFADSKDLKLRAEEQVFLLGKDLLVIPSFAKDPALPSGIWEEFSLVNGDLEDTYQAKIKIRGGSILPVGKIIQNTTENSFDPLTLIVCLDENGKALGELYIDEGDNWNFENGEFSLIEFTAQKKGKKVFVEVGNKKGNMNTDTIIRNIHVQVIMNNKVYNGSGTLKDIIKVKL, from the coding sequence ATGACTAGAAATAAATATTATTGCATCTTTTTTCTGTTTTATAGTATCTTATCATTTTCTCAAAATATTCCTATTAACAAAAAATCATTAGTTGGTAATGGTATTGCTGAGTTTATACCGCAAGGTTTTGATAAGAAAAAAACACCCTCATTAATATTGCAAAGTGAACCTGTTAACAATACTAGTCTCCCTGAAAACTGGAGACTAGTACCAGAATTTACTTTAACAGCCGATAAAGTAAGTGCAAGCCTTGTATTAGAAGACAGTGTTAGTTTATATGGTGGAGGTGAAGTAACAGGACCACTATTGCGAAATGATCAATCAATTAAACTTTGGAATACAGATACCGGAGCATACAGTGTTGAAAATGGTAAAAGACTTTATCAAACACATCCTTGGGTTATGGGTGTTCGCGCCGATGGGACAGCTTTCGGTATATTGTTTGACAGCACGTGGAAAGCTGAACTTATTACAAATTCTGATAAAATAATATACAATTCAGAAGGTGCACTATTTAGGGTATATGTAATAGATCGTGATTCTCCACAAGCTGTAATGAAAGGCCTGGCAGAACTTATTGGTACAATTAAAATGCCTGCCCGATGGACATTGGGATATCATCAATGCAGATTTTCTTATGACTCAGAAGAGCGTGTAATTCAGATAGCAGACACATTCAGGCTAAAAAAAATTCCATGTGATGTAATTTGGATGGATATTGATTACATGGATGGATACAGAGTTTTTACATTCGATAAAAAAAGATTCCCTGATCCTAAAAGTCTTAATGATAAATTACACCAAAAAGGTTTCAAAGCTGTTTACATGATTGATCCCGGAGTAAAGGTAGATGAGAATTACCATATTTACCAGTCGGGCTCTAAAAACGATATATGGGTTAAAAATCCGGATGGTACCGAATACCATGGAAAAGTATGGCCCGGTGATTGTACTTTTCCCGACTTTACAACGCCTCAAACCAGATTATGGTGGGCAGATCTTTATAAAGATTTTCTTCACACAGGTATTGATGGAGTTTGGAACGACATGAATGAACCTGCAATAAATGACAACGAACTACCTGAAAATTTGCGCTTAGGAACTATGCCTTATGATACTCCCCACAGAGGAGGTGATAATTTACCTGCAGGCTCACATTTGTTGTATCATAATGCATATGGAAGATTGATGGTAGAGGCATCTTATAATGGTATTATAAATGCGAATCCTAATAAAAGGCCATTTCTACTTACCAGAGCTAATCTTTTAGGGGGACAACGCTATGCTGCAACATGGACCGGTGATAATTATGCCAGTTGGGAACACTTAAAACTATCTGTACCAATGTCTTTAACTCTGGGGCTTTCAGGACAACCTTTTAACGGTCCGGATATTGGTGGCTTTTTAGGCAATACTAGTGGTGATTTGTGGGCTAATTGGCTTGGGTTTGGAGCATTTATGCCCTTTGCCAGGGGACATGCCTGTGCTGGTACAAATAATAAAGAACCATGGGCATATGGAGAAGATATTGAAAGATCTTCAAGAATTGCATTAGAGAGACGCTATCGTATACTCCCCTACTTATATACTTTATTCTATAATTCGCACAAAACGGGATTACCTGTAATGGCTCCTGTTTTTTTTGCAGATAGTAAAGACTTAAAACTTAGGGCTGAAGAACAAGTATTTTTATTAGGTAAAGACTTATTAGTAATTCCTTCGTTTGCAAAAGATCCGGCATTACCTTCGGGTATATGGGAAGAATTTAGTTTGGTTAATGGTGATTTAGAGGATACTTATCAGGCTAAAATAAAGATTAGAGGAGGAAGTATATTACCTGTAGGCAAAATTATTCAGAATACTACCGAAAACTCTTTTGACCCTCTCACTCTTATTGTCTGTCTTGACGAGAATGGTAAGGCTTTAGGTGAACTTTATATAGATGAAGGTGATAACTGGAATTTTGAAAATGGTGAATTTAGTTTGATTGAATTCACTGCTCAGAAAAAGGGTAAAAAAGTATTTGTTGAAGTAGGTAATAAAAAAGGAAATATGAATACTGATACTATTATCCGTAATATTCATGTACAAGTTATAATGAACAATAAAGTTTATAACGGTAGTGGCACCCTAAAAGATATTATAAAAGTAAAATTATAA